The Streptomyces sp. Mut1 genome window below encodes:
- a CDS encoding polyprenol monophosphomannose synthase, whose amino-acid sequence MNDGGQRQFGPLGSVLVIIPTYNEAENIKPIVSRVRAAVPEADILVADDNSPDGTGKLADELAASDDQVHVLHRKGKEGLGAAYLAGFRWGMEHEYGVLVEMDADGSHQPEELPRLLTALKGADLVLGSRWVPGGRVVNWPKSREIISRGGSTYSRLMLGLRTRDVTGGYRAFRTGTLKGIGLDEVASQGYCFQVDLARRAVEAGFHVVEVPITFVDREVGDSKMSRDILVEALWRVTAWGVTSRTNRALGRRTP is encoded by the coding sequence GTGAACGACGGCGGTCAGCGGCAATTCGGCCCGCTCGGCAGTGTCTTGGTGATCATTCCGACCTACAACGAGGCCGAGAACATCAAGCCGATCGTCAGCCGGGTGCGCGCGGCCGTGCCGGAGGCCGACATCCTGGTCGCCGACGACAACAGCCCCGACGGCACCGGCAAGCTCGCCGACGAGCTGGCCGCCTCCGACGACCAGGTCCACGTCCTGCACCGCAAGGGCAAGGAAGGGCTCGGCGCGGCCTACCTCGCCGGCTTCCGGTGGGGCATGGAACACGAGTACGGCGTCCTGGTCGAGATGGACGCGGACGGCTCCCACCAGCCCGAGGAACTGCCCCGGCTGCTCACCGCGCTCAAGGGCGCGGACCTGGTCCTCGGCTCCCGCTGGGTGCCCGGCGGCCGGGTGGTCAACTGGCCCAAGTCCCGAGAGATCATCTCCCGCGGCGGCAGCACCTACTCCCGGCTGATGCTGGGGCTGCGCACGCGGGACGTCACCGGCGGCTACCGGGCCTTCCGCACCGGGACCCTCAAGGGCATCGGCCTGGACGAGGTCGCCTCGCAGGGCTACTGCTTCCAGGTCGACCTGGCCCGCCGCGCGGTCGAGGCCGGCTTCCATGTGGTCGAGGTGCCGATCACCTTCGTGGACCGCGAGGTCGGCGACTCCAAGATGAGCCGGGACATCCTCGTCGAGGCGCTCTGGCGCGTGACGGCGTGGGGCGTCACCAGCCGCACCAACCGGGCTCTCGGCCGCCGCACACCCTGA
- a CDS encoding amidohydrolase yields MTESTAPQSEHRTVLLRGGDVHSPADPFATAMVVERGHVAWVGSEGAADAFASGVDEVIDLEGALVTPAFTDAHVHTTSTGLALTGLDLSGARTLGEALALVRAHIGSHPADRVVLGHGWDATRWPEGRPPSRAELDEAAGGRPVYLPRVDVHSAAVTTALLDLVPGVTAMAGYHPEGPLTAAAHHAVRAAAHAAVSPRQRADAQRAALRRAASLGIGTVHECGGPDISDEDDFTGLLKLAAGQPGPRVFGYWAEQVGNEKDALRVRELGAVGAAGDLFVDGSLGSHTACLHEPYADAPHRGTAHLDAAQIAAHVAACTEAGLQAGFHAIGDAALSAVVAGVRAAAEQMGLGRVRAARHRVEHAEMLTPETVAAFAELGLTASVQPAFDAAWGGEEGMYAQRLGAGRAGTLNPYAALLRAGVPLAFGSDSPVTPLDPWGTVRAAAFHRTLEHRVSVRAGFTAHTRGGWRAVGRDDAGTLVPGAPADYAVWRTDELVVQAPDDRVARWSTDPRSGTPGLPDLSPGADLPVCLRTVVFGQTVYVRPNE; encoded by the coding sequence ATGACCGAGAGCACCGCCCCCCAGAGCGAACACCGCACCGTGCTGCTGCGCGGTGGAGACGTCCACAGCCCCGCCGACCCCTTCGCCACCGCCATGGTGGTCGAACGGGGCCATGTCGCCTGGGTCGGCTCGGAGGGGGCGGCCGACGCCTTCGCGAGCGGCGTCGACGAAGTGATCGACCTCGAAGGGGCCCTGGTCACTCCCGCGTTCACCGACGCCCACGTCCACACCACATCCACCGGACTGGCCCTCACCGGCCTCGACCTCTCCGGCGCCCGCACTCTCGGCGAGGCCCTCGCCCTGGTCCGCGCCCACATCGGCTCGCACCCCGCCGACCGGGTCGTCCTGGGGCACGGCTGGGACGCCACCCGCTGGCCCGAGGGGCGCCCGCCCTCGCGCGCCGAACTGGACGAGGCGGCAGGCGGCCGGCCCGTCTACCTGCCCCGCGTCGACGTGCACTCCGCGGCCGTCACCACCGCACTGCTCGACCTCGTCCCCGGCGTCACCGCGATGGCCGGATACCACCCCGAAGGCCCGCTGACCGCAGCCGCCCACCACGCGGTGCGCGCGGCCGCCCACGCCGCCGTGTCGCCGCGGCAGCGCGCCGACGCCCAGCGTGCCGCGCTGCGCCGCGCCGCGTCCCTCGGTATCGGCACGGTCCACGAGTGCGGCGGCCCGGACATCTCCGACGAGGACGACTTCACCGGGCTGCTGAAGCTCGCCGCCGGGCAGCCGGGGCCCCGCGTCTTCGGCTACTGGGCCGAGCAGGTGGGCAACGAGAAGGACGCCCTGCGCGTCCGCGAGCTGGGCGCGGTCGGGGCGGCCGGCGATCTCTTCGTGGACGGGTCGCTCGGCTCGCACACCGCCTGCCTGCACGAGCCGTACGCCGACGCCCCGCACCGCGGCACCGCCCACCTGGACGCCGCGCAGATCGCCGCCCACGTCGCCGCCTGCACCGAGGCGGGACTCCAGGCGGGTTTCCACGCCATCGGGGACGCGGCGCTCTCGGCGGTCGTCGCCGGCGTCAGGGCCGCCGCCGAGCAGATGGGCCTCGGCCGGGTGCGGGCCGCCCGGCACCGCGTCGAACACGCGGAGATGCTGACCCCCGAGACCGTCGCCGCCTTCGCGGAACTGGGGCTGACCGCCTCCGTCCAGCCCGCCTTCGACGCCGCCTGGGGCGGTGAGGAGGGCATGTACGCCCAGCGGCTGGGCGCCGGGCGGGCCGGCACCCTGAACCCGTACGCGGCCCTCCTGCGGGCTGGTGTGCCCCTCGCCTTCGGCTCCGACAGCCCGGTGACCCCGCTGGACCCGTGGGGGACCGTGCGGGCGGCCGCCTTCCACCGCACCCTCGAACACCGCGTCTCCGTGCGGGCCGGGTTCACCGCCCACACCCGGGGCGGCTGGCGGGCCGTCGGCCGCGACGACGCGGGGACCCTGGTGCCCGGCGCCCCGGCCGACTACGCGGTCTGGCGCACCGACGAGCTGGTGGTCCAGGCGCCGGACGACCGGGTCGCGCGCTGGTCGACGGATCCCAGGTCGGGGACGCCGGGGCTGCCGGACCTGAGCCCCGGGGCCGACCTCCCGGTGTGCCTGCGCACGGTGGTGTTCGGACAAACTGTCTACGTAAGGCCGAACGAGTGA
- a CDS encoding Lrp/AsnC family transcriptional regulator codes for MEELDRHIVELLVKDGRMSYTDLGKATGLSTSAVHQRVRRLEQRGVIRGYAAVVDPEAVGLPLTAFISVKPFDPSAPDDIAERLAGVPELEACHSVAGDENYILKVRVATPLELENLLTRIRSLAGVSTRTTVVLSTPYEARPPQI; via the coding sequence CGTCAAGGACGGGCGGATGAGCTACACCGACCTGGGCAAGGCCACCGGCCTGTCCACCTCGGCGGTTCATCAGCGCGTCCGCAGGCTGGAGCAGCGCGGGGTGATCCGGGGCTACGCCGCGGTCGTCGACCCCGAGGCGGTCGGCCTGCCCCTGACCGCGTTCATCTCGGTCAAGCCCTTCGACCCGAGCGCACCGGACGACATCGCCGAACGGCTCGCCGGCGTCCCCGAGCTGGAGGCGTGCCACAGCGTCGCGGGTGACGAGAACTACATCCTCAAGGTCCGGGTCGCGACCCCGCTGGAGCTGGAGAACCTGCTGACGCGCATCCGCTCGCTCGCCGGGGTCTCCACCCGCACCACGGTCGTCCTCTCGACCCCCTACGAGGCACGCCCGCCGCAGATCTGA